The Sulfurimonas sp. HSL-1716 sequence CCGTCGCCTTTGCCGTATGAAATTCAAAATCGGGAAACTTTACTTTAGCGACATCGAGCATGCCCTTTGACGGATCTACCCCCACAATCTTACCAAGCGCAACGCCTCCGACTTGAGCCTGTCTTCTCCAATAATCCATCATATCGCCTGTGCCGCATGCCACATCGACGATCATATCAACAGTGTCACTGTCACTGTAGCTGTACGAAAGATCACATGCTTTTTTTCTCCAGCTTCTGTCCACTCCCATACTCATGACACGGTTTGCCGTGTCGTATGTAGGCGCTATATCGTCAAACATCGATACGATTTTTTCTTGTTTTTCCATAAATATCTATCCCTTTAGTTTCATCCACATTAATATATCATCCGATATCTTCTCTACATGCAAGAGTTCAAAATCATCATTGTTTTTATGAAAACGTATTTTACCACCACTTTTCAGAGATACAAAACAAAGATGGTAATCTACATACTTTTTAGAGAATTCGAACATATTCGATCCGCCTTCGATCAAAATGCAGTTGTAATCTCTTATTTTGTCAAAATCTTTCTCTATCATCACTTTTCTGCCCGGTACGTTAAAAAGCGGAATATTTTTATCAAACTCTTTGCCTCTTGAGACGATAAGAACATCGGGAGCTTTTCCTCCGCATAGTCTGGCATCGAGCGTAGGTCTGTCGGTTCTGACCGTCTCGCCGCCTACTACGATGAGATCGCACACGTCACGCATCCTATGAACAAGCTCTCTTGATTCTTTAGAGCTTATGACTCCGCCGTCAATCGTGCCGTCAAGTCTTTGTGCCCATTTAAAAAATACGAACCTCTCTTGGCTCCATTTTAAAAACGGCGATAAAAGTTCGGCTCCCTTTGCCTGCAAAGAGGAAAACTCGACTTTTGTACCGGACCGCGAAACCATCTTTGCTCCGCCTTTTGCTTTTTGACTCTCATCGGCAGACGCCATAACGACTCTTTTTACTCCCAGTTGTGAGATAAGAGCAGCACACGAAGGCGTCTTTCCCTCATGCACGCACGGTTCAAGCGTCACGTACAGAGTACACTCTTTAAAACATCCATGATGATTTTTTAAAATGTAGTCATGTATCTCTTTTGATGATGTAAGAGGGAGGATGTTTGAGTCGTCTGTCAGTTTGTGGTATGCGCTCTGCAAGGCAAGTACTTCGGCATGAGGTCCGCCTGCTTTTTTATGTGCTTCGACACAGAGCAACTCGCCGCTGCCTTTTACGATCGCGCATCCGACCGCCGGATTCGGGTACGTCAAAATCTGAGAGCTCCACGCTTCCTTCAGCGTGAGATCCATAAAAAATTTATCGTCGACTACCATTCAAAATAGGTGCGCGCTTTTACGACGTCGCCAAAAGGTACGACTACTTCTTCATTGTCTATTTTAAGATAAAGAGAATCCTCTTTTACCCCTTTTAAAACACCTTTTAGCTTCTCTTTGGCTCTTGTAGTCAGACTTACGTTTTCGCCGATCGAATTTACGAAATTTTCTAACTTCGTCAGCTTTCTCTCTATGCCTGGTGTCCCGACTTCCAGCCTGTATTCGCCTGAGACCGGAGGCGTCACATCCAGCAAAGGAGAGATAAGATGCGTGATCTCGACACATCTGTCCAGACTCACTCCCTTGTTTTGCGGATCCTTAACGCTTACTCTGTAGATGGTCTCACCGTTTTCGCTTGTGATCACAGTATCGTAGAGCATCAATCCGACGGATTCTACAATGGATTTGATATCACTTTCAAGACTCATTTTTTTCCTCTTTTTTTATGCGTTTAAAAAGATCTTCTATGTTTTGGCTTTTTTCCAATTGATCATCAAAAACAAATGTCAATTTCGGAGACCTAAACCATCCCTGATCTTTCAGGCAGTAATCTTCGATGATCGGAGCGACTTTTTTTAGTTGTTTTACATAAAAAGCTCTTTCCTCATCGCTAAACATGCTTGGGTCCATATAAACCTTGGCATCGCTTCTGCCACGAGAGCATTTTACTTCTATAACATCGAGTTCATGCATTCTTGCATCGTTTAGCGAACTGAGCGCTTCTGGGATCAGTTCTTGAAGTATCGATTCGGTACGTTTTACTTTTATTTCCGAAGGAGTCACAGGGAAACCTTGGTCTCGACTTTCGTAAATGTCTCTATAACGTCACCGACTCTGACATCATCGTAACCTTTGATAACGACACCGCACTCATAACCGTTTCCGACTTCTGCAACGTCGTCTTTAAAACGTTTAAGAGAAGTAAG is a genomic window containing:
- the rbfA gene encoding 30S ribosome-binding factor RbfA encodes the protein MTPSEIKVKRTESILQELIPEALSSLNDARMHELDVIEVKCSRGRSDAKVYMDPSMFSDEERAFYVKQLKKVAPIIEDYCLKDQGWFRSPKLTFVFDDQLEKSQNIEDLFKRIKKEEKNES
- the ribD gene encoding bifunctional diaminohydroxyphosphoribosylaminopyrimidine deaminase/5-amino-6-(5-phosphoribosylamino)uracil reductase RibD, which translates into the protein MVVDDKFFMDLTLKEAWSSQILTYPNPAVGCAIVKGSGELLCVEAHKKAGGPHAEVLALQSAYHKLTDDSNILPLTSSKEIHDYILKNHHGCFKECTLYVTLEPCVHEGKTPSCAALISQLGVKRVVMASADESQKAKGGAKMVSRSGTKVEFSSLQAKGAELLSPFLKWSQERFVFFKWAQRLDGTIDGGVISSKESRELVHRMRDVCDLIVVGGETVRTDRPTLDARLCGGKAPDVLIVSRGKEFDKNIPLFNVPGRKVMIEKDFDKIRDYNCILIEGGSNMFEFSKKYVDYHLCFVSLKSGGKIRFHKNNDDFELLHVEKISDDILMWMKLKG
- a CDS encoding ribosome maturation factor, yielding MSLESDIKSIVESVGLMLYDTVITSENGETIYRVSVKDPQNKGVSLDRCVEITHLISPLLDVTPPVSGEYRLEVGTPGIERKLTKLENFVNSIGENVSLTTRAKEKLKGVLKGVKEDSLYLKIDNEEVVVPFGDVVKARTYFEW